A window of Gloeocapsopsis sp. IPPAS B-1203 contains these coding sequences:
- the ileS gene encoding isoleucine--tRNA ligase yields the protein MRANATKREPEIQQFWAENQIYDRLSQNNPGEVFVLHDGPPYANGSLHLGHALNKILKDIINRFQLLQGRKVRYVPGWDCHGLPIELKVLQNMKAAERQNLTPLQLRRKAKDFALAAVEEQSKSFQRYGVWGDFDNPYLTLKPEYEAAQIGVFGQMVLKGYIYRGLKPVHWSPSSKTALAEAELEYPEGHTSRSLYAAFPVTHLSEAVSALGEFLPHLSVAIWTTTPWTIPANLAVAVNPELTYAVVEVPTDEHAKYLIVAADLVERLSQILATDLTIKAKVSGKDLEHTTYRHPLYDRESPVVIGGDYVTTESGTGLVHTAPGHGQDDYIVGQRYGLPILAPVDADGNFTAEAGQFAELNVLGDGNSAVIDALSAAGALLKEEPYVHKYPYDWRTKKPTIFRATEQWFASVAGFRDQALQAIAGVKWIPAIGENRITAMVSERSDWCISRQRSWGVPIPVFYDEETGVALLNEETIAHVQAIIAEKGTDAWWELSTEELLPESYRNNGRSYRKGTDTMDVWFDSGSSWAAVVQQRPELRYPADMYLEGSDQHRGWFQSSLLTSVAVNGYAPYKTVLTHGFTIDEQGRKMSKSLGNGIEPEIVINGGKNQKEEPAYGADVLRLWVSSVDYTSDAPLSKNILKQLSDAYRKIRNTARFLIGNLHDFDPVQHSVPYEQLPELDRYMLHRMTEVFKDVTDAMTSYQFFRFFQTVQNFCVVDLSNFYLDIAKDRLYISAPNAFRRRSCQTVLSVALENLARAIAPVLCHMAEDIWQQLPYPTPYKSVFAAGWVKLEQQWHQPELGNSWQKLRQIRGEVNKVLEQARVEKMIGSSLEAKVLLYVPDAALKAQLQALHPSTTPTQHTVVAPEGVETAKISATETPKTWQQYLAEILQPFTRSPAYLRDVLKVYRELWIVAVVLAVFPLVVLPIGLLKALLVGINEIPLLPRVFQLIGIYATLRYLLFVFMRVMLSQKSKPLVTETKSITDAPVQPEKQSLQSNGVDELRYLFIASQVELVDSPEAVQHAKYNLQTDELSIGIVHANGKKCVGEAYTKCIRCWNYSVHVGESSEHPLICERCVSALAGDF from the coding sequence ATGCGGGCAAACGCCACAAAGCGCGAGCCAGAAATTCAACAATTTTGGGCAGAAAACCAAATTTACGATCGCCTGTCGCAGAACAACCCAGGCGAGGTTTTTGTTTTACACGATGGTCCACCTTACGCTAACGGCTCACTGCATCTCGGTCATGCACTTAATAAAATTCTCAAGGATATTATTAACCGATTTCAGTTGCTGCAAGGACGTAAAGTGCGCTACGTTCCTGGCTGGGATTGTCATGGTTTGCCGATTGAACTCAAAGTATTACAAAATATGAAGGCGGCTGAACGACAAAACCTCACGCCGCTACAGTTGCGTCGCAAAGCAAAAGACTTTGCCTTAGCTGCTGTCGAAGAACAAAGCAAAAGTTTCCAACGCTACGGCGTTTGGGGTGATTTTGACAATCCTTATTTAACTTTAAAGCCTGAATACGAAGCAGCACAAATTGGTGTATTTGGGCAAATGGTCTTAAAAGGATACATCTATCGCGGTCTGAAACCTGTCCATTGGAGTCCTAGCTCAAAAACAGCTTTGGCAGAAGCTGAATTAGAATATCCTGAAGGTCATACTTCGCGCAGTCTTTATGCTGCTTTCCCTGTCACTCATCTTTCTGAAGCTGTCTCTGCACTAGGGGAATTTTTACCACATCTGAGTGTAGCAATCTGGACAACGACACCCTGGACAATTCCAGCTAACTTAGCGGTGGCTGTCAATCCAGAACTGACATATGCGGTTGTAGAAGTTCCCACCGATGAACATGCCAAATATTTAATCGTCGCTGCTGACTTAGTAGAACGCTTGTCACAAATTCTCGCAACGGATCTTACTATCAAAGCTAAAGTCAGTGGTAAGGATTTAGAACACACGACCTACCGCCATCCACTCTACGATCGCGAAAGTCCAGTCGTGATTGGTGGTGATTATGTTACAACCGAGTCAGGTACAGGCTTAGTCCACACCGCACCAGGTCACGGACAAGATGACTATATTGTTGGTCAAAGATACGGTTTACCAATTTTGGCACCAGTTGATGCTGATGGTAACTTTACTGCAGAAGCAGGACAATTTGCAGAGTTAAATGTCCTCGGTGATGGCAATTCTGCAGTCATTGATGCTCTATCTGCAGCGGGAGCGTTACTCAAAGAAGAACCTTATGTTCATAAATACCCCTACGATTGGCGGACAAAAAAACCAACAATCTTCCGCGCCACAGAACAGTGGTTTGCCTCAGTAGCAGGATTTCGCGATCAAGCACTCCAAGCAATTGCTGGGGTGAAGTGGATTCCCGCAATCGGCGAAAATCGGATTACTGCAATGGTGTCCGAACGCTCAGATTGGTGCATTTCGCGACAACGTAGCTGGGGCGTACCGATCCCTGTGTTCTACGACGAAGAAACAGGCGTTGCACTACTCAATGAAGAAACGATCGCCCACGTGCAAGCAATTATTGCAGAAAAAGGCACAGATGCATGGTGGGAATTATCAACTGAGGAGTTATTACCAGAAAGTTACCGTAACAATGGTCGCTCTTACCGCAAAGGGACAGATACGATGGATGTCTGGTTCGATTCGGGTTCCTCATGGGCAGCAGTAGTCCAACAGCGTCCGGAATTGCGCTATCCCGCTGATATGTATTTGGAAGGCTCCGACCAACACCGAGGCTGGTTTCAGTCAAGTTTACTCACGAGTGTAGCAGTCAACGGCTATGCCCCTTACAAAACAGTCTTGACTCACGGTTTTACAATTGATGAGCAAGGTCGCAAAATGAGTAAATCGCTGGGAAATGGCATCGAACCAGAGATTGTCATTAATGGTGGTAAAAACCAAAAAGAGGAACCAGCCTATGGTGCTGATGTCTTGCGGCTGTGGGTATCATCAGTCGATTACACCTCAGATGCGCCACTGAGTAAAAATATTCTCAAGCAATTGTCGGATGCTTATCGCAAGATTCGCAATACAGCACGATTTTTGATTGGGAATTTACACGATTTTGACCCTGTTCAACATTCAGTCCCTTATGAGCAGTTGCCCGAACTCGATCGCTATATGCTGCACCGGATGACGGAAGTCTTCAAAGACGTGACTGATGCTATGACAAGTTATCAATTCTTCCGGTTTTTCCAAACGGTGCAGAATTTCTGCGTAGTAGATTTATCTAACTTCTACTTAGATATTGCTAAAGATAGATTGTACATCAGTGCGCCTAATGCATTTCGACGACGCAGTTGTCAAACTGTGTTGAGTGTCGCCCTGGAAAATTTAGCAAGAGCGATCGCACCTGTACTATGTCACATGGCAGAAGATATTTGGCAGCAACTGCCTTATCCCACACCATACAAATCAGTTTTTGCAGCTGGTTGGGTGAAATTAGAGCAACAATGGCACCAACCAGAACTGGGTAATTCTTGGCAAAAGCTACGACAAATTCGTGGAGAAGTTAATAAGGTTCTCGAACAAGCACGAGTCGAGAAAATGATTGGTTCTTCTTTAGAAGCCAAAGTGTTGCTTTATGTGCCTGATGCTGCACTCAAAGCACAATTACAAGCGTTACACCCTAGCACGACACCAACCCAACATACTGTAGTTGCGCCTGAAGGAGTAGAAACAGCTAAAATCTCTGCAACAGAAACCCCAAAAACCTGGCAACAGTATTTAGCAGAGATCTTGCAACCATTTACGCGATCGCCTGCCTATTTACGTGATGTATTAAAGGTATACCGCGAACTGTGGATAGTTGCAGTTGTTCTTGCGGTGTTTCCTTTGGTTGTTTTACCGATTGGTTTATTAAAAGCCCTGCTTGTCGGAATCAATGAAATTCCGCTACTACCGCGCGTATTTCAACTGATTGGAATTTATGCAACGCTGCGCTACTTGTTATTCGTATTTATGCGCGTGATGTTATCGCAAAAATCAAAACCGCTAGTTACTGAAACTAAATCTATCACAGATGCACCAGTACAACCCGAAAAGCAGTCACTTCAGTCTAATGGTGTTGATGAACTACGTTATTTATTCATTGCTTCCCAGGTAGAACTCGTCGATTCACCAGAAGCTGTGCAACATGCGAAGTACAACTTACAAACTGATGAACTAAGCATTGGTATTGTTCATGCAAATGGCAAAAAGTGCGTTGGCGAAGCCTACACGAAGTGTATTCGCTGCTGGAACTACTCAGTCCATGTTGGCGAATCATCAGAACATCCCCTCATCTGCGAACGATGCGTTTCTGCATTAGCTGGAGACTTTTAA
- a CDS encoding ParA family protein — protein MAYIIATANMKGGVGKTTLSVNLATALAKDHGKKVLVFDLDTQISATLSMMSPTDFAKYRKTKRTLKYLINQAIQPETRSKISVKEAIHHNVCKLPNLDLLPGDIELYDEFVVSEMLHEEAFEVDRLDFETVWNRFERRLVKQILEPVIENYDFIILDCAPGYNLMTRSALAASNFYILPAKSEPLSIVGIQLLERRIAQLKESHASEVNLNIKLLGIVFTMSGNLITGRYYKQVMQRIHEDFDAAQIFRTQIPTDVNVAKAVDSFMPVVLTNPQSAGAKAFTQITQEFLQKLQATGSSQQQTQLVNAK, from the coding sequence ATGGCTTATATCATTGCAACAGCAAATATGAAAGGTGGTGTGGGTAAAACAACGTTAAGTGTCAACTTAGCAACTGCGCTAGCCAAAGATCATGGTAAAAAAGTTCTTGTTTTCGATTTAGATACTCAAATTAGTGCTACCTTGAGTATGATGTCCCCGACAGACTTTGCAAAGTATCGCAAGACAAAGCGTACTTTGAAATATTTAATTAATCAAGCTATTCAGCCAGAGACGCGCTCAAAAATAAGTGTTAAAGAAGCAATTCATCACAATGTATGTAAGCTTCCTAATTTAGATTTATTACCTGGAGATATTGAGCTGTACGATGAATTTGTTGTTTCTGAAATGCTTCATGAAGAAGCTTTTGAGGTAGATCGATTAGATTTTGAAACTGTCTGGAATCGTTTTGAACGACGATTAGTAAAACAGATTTTAGAGCCAGTTATCGAAAACTATGATTTTATTATTCTCGATTGCGCACCTGGTTACAATTTGATGACTCGAAGCGCACTTGCTGCTAGTAACTTTTACATCCTACCTGCAAAATCTGAGCCATTATCGATAGTAGGCATTCAGTTATTAGAAAGACGTATCGCTCAGCTTAAAGAAAGTCATGCATCTGAGGTTAATTTGAATATCAAATTATTGGGAATTGTATTTACAATGTCGGGTAATTTAATTACGGGACGATACTATAAACAAGTCATGCAAAGAATTCATGAAGATTTCGATGCAGCACAGATTTTCAGGACACAAATACCTACTGATGTTAATGTTGCTAAAGCAGTTGATAGTTTTATGCCTGTTGTGTTGACAAATCCACAGTCTGCTGGCGCTAAAGCGTTTACTCAAATAACGCAAGAGTTTTTACAAAAACTGCAAGCAACTGGTAGCAGTCAACAGCAAACGCAATTGGTCAATGCTAAGTAG